A DNA window from Paraclostridium bifermentans contains the following coding sequences:
- a CDS encoding M55 family metallopeptidase, producing the protein MRVYISADIEGTCGIVSWEETNLNCAHSEYHKTQMTKEVKSACDGANANNCDFILVKDAHDSARNINPSLLPTNVSLVRGWTNGPLIMMAGIDPTFDATLFIGYHSGASQDGNPLSHTMNSSKYDYVKINGEIATEFMVNAYTSAYFNVPVAFLSGDELLCKNAKKLNPNIVTVPVSKGIGNASISIHPDIAFKNIKDGVEQALSGDLSRHIIKLPDLFDIEIKFKNHYDAYKASFYPKCKLINTQTISFSTDDYYEFLRMFLFI; encoded by the coding sequence ATGAGAGTATATATAAGTGCCGATATAGAAGGTACGTGCGGAATTGTAAGTTGGGAGGAAACTAACCTTAATTGTGCTCATTCAGAATATCATAAAACTCAGATGACTAAAGAGGTTAAATCAGCTTGTGATGGAGCCAACGCAAATAATTGTGATTTTATTTTAGTAAAAGATGCTCATGATAGCGCTCGAAATATTAATCCATCTTTACTTCCTACAAATGTAAGTTTAGTTAGAGGATGGACTAATGGTCCTCTTATTATGATGGCAGGTATTGACCCTACTTTTGATGCAACTCTTTTTATAGGATATCATAGTGGAGCTAGTCAAGATGGAAACCCACTTTCTCATACAATGAATAGTTCTAAATATGATTATGTAAAGATAAATGGCGAAATCGCAACAGAATTTATGGTAAATGCATATACAAGTGCTTACTTTAATGTTCCTGTAGCATTTTTAAGTGGAGATGAACTGCTTTGTAAAAATGCTAAAAAACTAAATCCAAATATAGTAACAGTTCCTGTATCAAAAGGAATTGGAAATGCATCTATCTCTATACATCCAGATATAGCTTTTAAAAATATAAAAGATGGTGTTGAGCAAGCTCTATCAGGTGATCTTTCTAGACATATAATAAAACTCCCTGATTTATTTGACATAGAAATCAAATTTAAAAATCACTATGATGCTTATAAAGCTTCTTTCTATCCGAAATGTAAGTTAATAAATACTCAAACAATATCTTTTTCAACAGATGATTATTATGAGTTTTTAAGAATGTTTTTATTTATTTAA
- a CDS encoding flavodoxin domain-containing protein: MSKKIAVIYKTKYGSTKKYAGWIALKLDADLYEISDIRSKHLDEYETIIFGGGIYRGKINGLNFIDQNYNKIKDKNIYIFSVGMESISENRKESLIKNNFKNIEEKNVGFYNFKGGLDYSSLSFIDKIMMKALKSMIDKKTKSDLTEDDKVVLRGFEEKIDLTDKKSIKELIDKINAYKSANDN, from the coding sequence ATGAGTAAAAAAATTGCAGTAATATATAAAACTAAATATGGTAGTACAAAAAAATATGCAGGATGGATTGCTTTGAAGTTAGATGCAGATTTATATGAAATTTCCGATATAAGGTCAAAACATTTAGACGAATATGAAACTATAATATTTGGAGGTGGCATATATAGGGGAAAAATAAATGGATTAAACTTTATTGACCAAAACTATAATAAAATAAAAGATAAGAATATTTATATTTTTTCAGTTGGAATGGAAAGTATAAGTGAAAATAGAAAAGAATCATTAATAAAAAATAACTTTAAAAATATAGAAGAAAAAAATGTTGGATTTTACAATTTTAAAGGAGGATTAGATTATAGTTCACTAAGCTTCATAGACAAAATTATGATGAAAGCACTAAAAAGCATGATAGACAAAAAGACTAAATCAGATTTAACAGAAGATGATAAAGTTGTTTTAAGGGGATTTGAAGAAAAAATAGACTTAACTGATAAAAAATCTATAAAAGAATTGATAGATAAAATCAATGCATATAAAAGTGCTAATGATAATTAA
- a CDS encoding MDR family MFS transporter has translation MGITNLLKTYKGLSKEVYVLFIGRIVNSLGAFVHPLMALILTQKIGLSVSEAGVFITILSAFQAPAMIFGGKLADTIGRRKVIIICQFLGALTLIACGFMKPSITMAKIMILSSCLYSISSPAFEALNADITTYKNRKTSYSLLYMGSNIGFCIGPILGGLLYENYLPLIFIGDGITTLIALALIILFVKERKINDENYESEEILSDLEQKVEGSAFKVLIQRPTLIIFSLGVLMYYFSYSQWGFALPIQLEDLFGSNGAKLYGLLGGINGVVVIVFTPIITSLTTKMNVLKAMSIGGLFYAIAFFMFGIVNTVVLFFIGVFLMTIGEILIVINQGTFIANNTPASHRGRISSILPLISGIGFAIGPMIMGDMIEKYNIFVGWMIVATVATFGMITMMMIKKSMKNN, from the coding sequence ATGGGAATTACCAATTTGTTAAAAACATATAAAGGTTTGTCCAAAGAAGTATATGTTTTGTTTATTGGAAGGATTGTAAATAGCCTTGGAGCTTTTGTACATCCTCTAATGGCTTTAATTTTAACTCAAAAAATTGGCTTATCAGTATCTGAAGCAGGTGTATTTATAACAATACTATCTGCATTTCAAGCACCTGCAATGATATTTGGAGGGAAATTAGCAGATACGATAGGAAGAAGAAAAGTTATAATTATTTGTCAGTTTCTTGGAGCCTTAACACTTATAGCTTGTGGGTTTATGAAACCTTCGATAACAATGGCAAAAATAATGATTTTGTCATCCTGTCTATATTCAATTTCATCACCTGCATTTGAAGCTTTAAATGCAGATATAACAACATATAAAAATAGAAAAACTTCGTATTCTCTTTTATATATGGGAAGTAATATAGGGTTTTGCATAGGACCTATATTAGGGGGACTTTTATATGAAAATTACTTACCACTTATATTTATAGGAGATGGAATTACAACTTTAATAGCATTGGCCTTAATAATTTTATTTGTAAAAGAACGAAAAATAAATGATGAAAATTATGAAAGTGAAGAAATTTTAAGTGATTTAGAACAAAAGGTAGAAGGTTCTGCATTTAAGGTTTTGATTCAAAGACCTACACTAATAATCTTTTCTTTAGGAGTATTGATGTACTATTTTTCATATTCACAGTGGGGATTTGCATTACCCATACAGTTAGAGGATTTATTTGGATCAAATGGAGCAAAACTTTATGGACTGCTAGGTGGAATAAATGGAGTAGTAGTTATAGTATTTACACCTATAATTACATCTTTAACAACAAAAATGAATGTATTAAAAGCGATGTCTATTGGAGGGTTATTTTATGCAATTGCATTTTTTATGTTTGGAATAGTAAATACTGTAGTTTTATTTTTTATAGGTGTATTCTTAATGACAATAGGAGAAATTTTAATAGTTATAAATCAAGGAACGTTTATTGCGAATAACACTCCAGCATCACATAGAGGAAGAATAAGTTCGATACTACCTTTAATATCAGGGATCGGATTTGCAATAGGACCTATGATTATGGGTGATATGATAGAAAAATACAATATATTTGTAGGATGGATGATTGTTGCAACAGTTGCTACCTTTGGAATGATTACGATGATGATGATAAAAAAGAGTATGAAAAATAATTAA
- a CDS encoding DMT family transporter, which translates to MKKYSGEIGLLLVSLIWGSGFVATQLGLENGLTPFQLMTGRFFIGALLISVIFFKKLRNINKKDIISGVLLGIFLFIAFSFQTFGLKYTTSAKSAFLTAANVVIVPFVGCILYKRKIEKIGIISSLIALIGIGIISLESDFSISFGDGLTLICAVGFAMHIFLTSEFTKKHDPVVLTCIQMATAFLLSLILQVFAGELSTTINSSTIGSVLFLGVFNTTICFLGQTICQTKVDGTKTAILLSTEAIFGMLFSVIIAKEIITLRMILGSLFIFTAIICAETKLSFLLKTEDSLELNEVE; encoded by the coding sequence ATAAAAAAGTATAGTGGAGAAATTGGGTTATTATTAGTATCTCTGATTTGGGGAAGTGGATTTGTAGCAACTCAGCTTGGGTTGGAAAATGGACTTACTCCATTTCAATTAATGACAGGTAGGTTTTTTATAGGTGCACTTTTAATAAGTGTAATATTCTTTAAAAAACTTAGAAATATAAATAAAAAAGATATTATTTCAGGGGTATTACTTGGTATATTTTTATTTATAGCATTTTCTTTTCAGACGTTTGGATTGAAATATACAACTTCAGCAAAAAGTGCATTTTTAACAGCTGCAAATGTTGTAATAGTACCATTTGTAGGATGTATTTTATATAAACGAAAGATAGAAAAAATAGGAATTATAAGTAGTTTAATTGCACTTATAGGAATAGGAATAATCTCATTAGAGTCAGATTTTAGTATAAGTTTTGGAGATGGACTGACATTAATATGTGCAGTAGGGTTTGCTATGCATATATTTTTAACTAGTGAATTTACAAAAAAACACGATCCTGTCGTACTTACATGTATACAAATGGCAACAGCATTTTTACTATCGTTGATATTACAGGTTTTTGCAGGAGAATTAAGTACTACTATAAACAGTTCAACAATAGGATCTGTGCTATTTTTAGGTGTATTCAATACAACTATATGTTTTCTTGGACAAACTATATGCCAAACTAAAGTTGATGGAACTAAAACAGCAATATTATTATCCACTGAAGCAATATTTGGAATGCTTTTTTCTGTAATAATAGCAAAGGAAATAATAACGCTTAGAATGATTTTGGGAAGTTTATTTATATTTACAGCTATTATTTGCGCAGAAACAAAATTATCATTTTTATTAAAAACAGAAGATTCATTAGAACTTAATGAAGTTGAATAA